A single region of the Anopheles funestus chromosome X, idAnoFuneDA-416_04, whole genome shotgun sequence genome encodes:
- the LOC125767768 gene encoding uncharacterized protein LOC125767768: protein MVSSTVAFDKKSSTTPVENASVDQNDSSTISSMPFSSSVSSACNDTAGVLTHDSSSASVHDVPSALSFSEQKISLLFPKCKPRSEYHYVMNNSSSSSSSACANGNTSKNNNNCLMDVGSMSLGSTHSLATYVTRTSPPTVAAQANNAAASKVYMDMSTFGNNNSGGTTTTTTTNHGTSEFEYNAEKELVVGKGLQINTCGMNNNISGSGNGTGGNNNHYSNNHPAGAGGGGGSGSGGVVGGGTGGVPMGIKSDMYGTSSIKHSSNQSVSKNTSSSDGYSFYYSNQPPSLTCSPTENQSAISVATLGNSSSGTTGGLLLSDDDDTSERAKKDSSGAARWLERNYCHLSVSHYPSVSKSKSGTGGVSGGNGVSSIGVMQPPKRGIVSGSAYKPVNCYNMVLQSPLEDESDMEDKLKYFNYQHEMQTYNSTRKDKLAGFGSGVDMHCVAGSIGGECEEIVVLSSNTKEHGNSLSVTQSKQEAGLSDESGPGRKGALHMGQKLEHVPHVGLSVASPSVETEQTLSSVDFGDKMITHYPVKPIALDDSEEMVENKASTGSNIIEYDGSPRRFGLNLCDESDCYLASSVKINLTSPSLLTLPRPGFPQRVLSTTTAATSNNSMIAGQTSTGNASCSPSLLDQVNSTLSKTLLLESKNSRSQNDMEGSNSYGSSDLTKAGGCRKEQDHHVYDLLPCDMKGGKPSPSDIGKSLEKIQLNAQTSEDDLTMGTSTFPPIANSSTFDYLYEFSETRKVLEEFFKCPSTEDVEKFSDYNDSADDDGESLDVHYDYPVDLERSKTIETTYIGNVNGAGKQDTITHSPKSPILSDGPTLEEEDDDTADVEDEEEEDEKENGMAKYNYKLKSKSRMNEYCGLRKKKSETHLKGHTGLGLAVVEGTDRFCSSEFDRRDDDGVRLSLKSTLQSASDARDYAMYVQSSLHKAYPEQQQQQQIDSHTGSQNQSSNQHSNNVNELRFNTYINGESRTSSYDAINDSNYDGHPIISNGSDKDPLHYSLNGDSGDGRKVFTRKYSKNFNYSPDTTDYDSNCGDYDSEISPQYGSDFGLISCNGATMCDDLNNGVISATSGPPTGTGESLNCLFANNANNYSRYYAAMPVLEDGLSSGHVSDSENNLNANTMTGLLPPDLVTGSVKQLAGNGNNGGNGGLMQSAGGNAYGLLGAQSPSAKQSISSSPIVSKEMKGAQGPNVQQPQQQQQNQSTNVEGYFVNNTFRMGNLKLNSSMLHNASIFKNRDPELESLYTINTIQSTPPPPAPAPHRKSSIDCDNLSMLQQQQQQQQQQQQPVQQKQHQLQHLQQLQQQQQQQQSQQQPQQSQQQQPFNHSQTSSADVQSTLKDIRLCLQKTKNLNLASGNQSRKTFDKSNICSSEYSESLGTAVSGAVSGGGNSNVSGGVSTGPSLSPIWIPRTRANEDFTSKPIANGGATLQTSVGGNNGPNVLSNGLQSVPGTSCKLSSSPSSMHTALQACSKTGTGTGSGDFAEETDVLIAQGAPSKAMTLVDEDEDPDTDLETDRLLGHQRLDDQGFYDESNSKLWSNDRKTGAARLLTLGKVSPKQQNASQPTSTVGTVGAVVGSGPGANGKPTNQVQLGERLGGSVGVRGNQPNGTSNFLPPAGAGITNAGIAGTNSTLPLPDLGTSATAMPASAAGNTVNGVVGSTSTNCHKSSKTSGNLINFNGPNEPQTQLTSPNPSPQHSLSEGNLLDKSNDSGSPSGSTKSKSLHNNDTKRKSKNKEVLIEGVLFRARYLGSTQLVCEGQPTKSTRMLQAEEAVSRIKALSPDGEVQPSTEVDLFISTEKIMVLNTDLKEIMMDHALRTISYIADIGDLVVLMARRRFVPQDVDSTDSSGGAGNGSGSHTVRDVAGSGSTPSQKLASGPKGNRTPKMICHVFESEEAQFIAQSIGQAFQVAYMEFLKANGIEDHSFMKEMDYQEVLNSQEIFGDELEIFAKKELQKEVVVPKAKGEILGVVIVESGWGSMLPTVVIANLASSGAAARCGQLNIGDQIIAINGLSLVGLPLSTCQGYIKNTKNQTVVKFTVVPCAPVVEVKIKRPNTKYQLGFSVQNGVICSLLRGGIAERGGVRVGHRIIEINNQSVVAVPHEKIVNLLATSVGEILMKTMPTSMFRLLTGQENPIYI, encoded by the exons ATGGTTAGTTCGACCGTTGCTTTCGATAAAAAGTCATCCACGACACCAGTAGAGAACGCCTCAGTCGACCAAAATGATAGCAGTACTATTTCCTCCATGCCTTTCAgcagcagcgtcagcagcgCCTGTAACGATACGGCAGGTGTGCTGACACACGATAGTAGTAGCGCATCCGTGCACGATGTGCCGTCAGCGTTGAGTTTTAGTGAACAGAAAATTTCGTTACTATTCCCCAAATGTAAGCCACGCAGTGAGTATCACTATGTCatgaacaacagcagcagcagtagcagcagtgcTTGTGCGAACGGTAACACtagcaaaaacaataataattgcCTGATGGACGTCGGCAGCATGTCGCTCGGTTCCACGCATTCGCTGGCGACGTATGTGACGCGAACGAGCCCGCCGACCGTTGCCGCCCAGGCTAATAATGCGGCGGCCTCGAAGGTTTACATGGATATGAGCACGTTCGGCAATAATAATAGCGGCGGtactactaccaccaccaccaccaatcaCGGTACGAGCGAATTTGAGTATAATGCAGAAAAGGAATTGGTCGTTGGAAAGGGATTGCAGATAAATACATGTGGCATGAATAACAACATTAGCGGAAGTGGTAACGGCACCGGTGGTAATAATAACCACTACAGCAACAACCACCCTGCCGgagccggtggtggtggaggctCGGGAAgtggtggtgttgttggtggCGGTACAGGTGGCGTACCCATGGGCATCAAGAGCGACATGTACGGTACCAGCAGCATAAAACATTCGTCCAATCAATCCGTCAGCAAGAACACCTCCTCGTCGGACGGTTACAGCTTTTACTACAGCAATCAACCACCTTCGCTGACCTGCTCGCCAACCGAAAATCAATCTGCTATCAGCGTAGCAACACTGGGCAACAGCAGTAGCGGCACTACGGGCGGTTTGCTACTATCCGATGACGACGACACAAGCGAACGCGCCAAGAAAGATTCGTCCGGTGCAGCCAGATGGCTCGAGCGCAACTACTGTCACCTTTCCGTCTCGCACTATCCCAGCGTTTCCAAGTCGAAAAGTGGCACTGGTGGTGTTAGTGGTGGCAACGGTGTTAGTAGCATCGGGGTGATGCAGCCACCGAAGAGGGGCATCGTATCTGGTTCCGCTTACAAGCCGGTTAACTGCTACAATATGGTACTACAGTCACCGCTAGAGGATGAGAGTGACATGGAGGACAAGCTGAAGTATTTCAACTACCAGCACGAGATGCAGACGTACAATAGTACGCGCAAGGACAAACTAGCTGGGTTTGGGAGCGGCGTCGACATGCACTGCGTGGCAGGCAGTATCGGTGGCGAGTGTGAAGAAATCGTTGTCCTGAGCAGCAATACAAAGGAGCATGGCAACTCACTGTCGGTTACACAATCGAAGCAGGAAGCGGGTCTGTCGGATGAGTCGGGACCGGGGCGGAAAGGTGCGCTGCACATGGGTCAGAAATTGGAACATGTGCCGCACGTCGGACTCAGTGTCGCAAGTCCTAGTGTCGAGACTGAGCAAACATTGAGCTCGGTTGATTTTGGTGATAAAATGATAACTCACTATCCGGTCAAACCGATCGCACTGGACGATAGTGAGGAGATGGTCGAGAATAAGGCTAGCACGGGATCCAACATCATTG AGTACGACGGTTCACCAAGACGGTTCGGGTTGAATTTATGCGATGAGAGCGACTGCTACTTAGCGTCTagtgtgaaaataaatttaacatcACCCTCACTGCTAACGCTACCTCGGCCTGGATTTCCGCAGCGTGttttatcaacaacaacagcggctaCCAGTAATAATAGCATGATTGCAGGTCAAACCTCCACCGGGAATGCTAGCTGTTCTCCTTCATTGCTAGATCAGGTGAACTCTACGCTGAGTAAGACACTACTGCTAGAGTCCAAAAATTCCAGATCACAGAACGATATGGAAGGGTCGAACAGTTACGGTAGCAGCGATCTAACGAAGGCAGGCGGGTGTAGAAAAGAGCAGGACCATCACGTCTACGACTTGTTGCCGTGTGACATGAAAGGTGGCAAACCGTCACCGTCCGACATTGGCAAGTCGTTGGAAAAAATTCAACTGAACGCGCAAACATCAGAAGATGATTTAACAATGGGTACATCCACCTTTCCACCCATTGCCAACTCCTCCACATTCGACTATTTGTACGAGTTTTCCGAAACGCGCAAAGTGTTGGAGGAATTCTTCAAGTGTCCCTCGACCGAGGATGTGGAGAAGTTCAGCGACTACAATGACAGCGCGGACGACGATGGCGAGAGTCTGGACGTGCATTACGACTATCCGGTTGATTTAGAACGTTCGAAAACGATTGAAACGACCTACATCGGTAATGTGAACGGGGCGGGAAAGCAAGATACCATTACGCACTCGCCCAAGTCGCCTATTCTCAGTGATGGTCCAACGCTTGAGGAGGAAGATGACGATACGGCCGATGTGGAGGATgaagaggaggaggatgaaaaagaaaacggcaTGGCGAAGTACAATTACAAGTTGAAGAGCAAATCTCGCATGAACGAATACTGTGGgctgaggaagaaaaaatctgAAACACACCTGAAAGGCCACACGGGGTTGGGTTTAGCTGTCGTCGAAGGAACGGACAGATTCTGCAGCTCTGAGTTCGATCGACGTGACGACGACGGTGTGCGATTGTCACTAAAATCCACGCTACAGTCGGCAAGTGATGCACGCGACTACGCGATGTACGTTCAGAGCAGCCTGCATAAGGCTTatccagagcagcagcagcagcagcagatcgATTCACATACTGGTAGTCAAAATCAATCCTCAAACCAGCATTCCAACAATGTCAATGAGTTGCGTTTCAATACATATATCAATGGGGAGAGTCGTACGAGCAGTTATGATGCCATCAATGACTCGAACTACGATGGCCATCCAATTATTTCGAACGGTAGCGACAAAGACCCGCTGCACTACTCCCTGAACGGTGATAGCGGTGATGGGCGAAAGGTGTTCACACGGAAATATAGCAAAAACTTCAATTACTCGCCTGATACGACTGACTACGATTCGAACTGTGGCGATTACGACAGCGAAATATCGCCACAGTATGGTAGTGACTTTGGTCTCATATCTTGTAACGGAGCTACCATGTGCGATGATCTAAACAATGGCGTGATTAGTGCTACATCCGGGCCACCGACCGGCACCGGCGAGTCGCTCAACTGTCTGTTTGCAAACAATGCAAACAACTACTCGCGTTACTACGCAGCCATGCCGGTGCTGGAGGATGGTCTGTCCAGTGGTCATGTGTCCGACTCGGAGAACAATCTGAATGCGAACACTATGACCGGGTTGCTACCGCCGGATCTGGTTACCGGCAGCGTGAAACAGCTGGCAGGCAACGGTAATAACGGTGGTAACGGTGGTTTAATGCAATCAGCTGGTGGCAATGCCTACGGTCTGTTAGGAGCACAGTCGCCTTCGGCAAAGCAATCGATATCGTCGTCACCCATCGTGTCTAAGGAAATGAAAGGCGCACAAGGCCCGAATGTACAACagccacagcaacagcagcagaaccAAAGCACTAATGTCGAGGGTTACTTCGTCAACAACACCTTCCGCATGGGGAATCTAAAACTTAACTCTAGTATGCTGCACAACGCAAGCATATTCAAAAACCGCGATCCAGAGCTGGAATCTCTTTACACGATAA ATACTATACAATCGACTCCACCACctccagcaccagcaccacaCAGGAAATCTTCGATTGATTGTGATAACCTATCcatgctgcagcagcagcaacagcaacaacaacagcagcaacaacccgTACAGCAAAAGCAACACCAGCTTCAGCATCTACAGCAGcttcaacaacagcagcagcagcaacaatcgcaacaacaaccgcaacaatcacaacaacaacaaccgttCAACCATTCGCAAACATCCAGCGCCGACGTACAGTCCACATTGAAGGACATTAGACTATGCCTGCAGAAAACCAAGAACCTGAATTTAGCTAGTGGCAACCAATCTAGGAAAACGTTTGACAAAAGCAACATATGTTCTAGCGAGTATTCCGAATCGCTTGGCACTGCCGTCAGTGGAGCTGTCAGTGGTGGTGGTAACAGCAATGTCAGCGGTGGGGTCAGTACTGGCCCCAGCCTATCACCGATATGGATACCTCGTACGCGAGCGAACGAGGACTTTACTAGCAAACCGATTGCAAATGGAGGTGCAACACTTCAGACGTCCGTCGGCGGTAATAATGGGCCCAACGTGCTTTCAAATGGACTACAGTCCGTACCCGGTACTTCCTGTAAGCTCtcgtcatcaccatcatcgatGCACACCGCACTGCAAGCATGTTCGAAGACGGGCACCGGTACAGGATCGGGCGATTTTGCCGAGGAGACGGATGTACTGATCGCACAAGGTGCACCGTCGAAGGCGATGACACTAGTCGACGAGGATGAAGATCCGGACACAGATCTCGAAACCGATCGTTTGCTCGGGCATCAACGGTTAGACGATCAAGGTTTTTACGACGAGAGTAACAGCAAGCTCTGGAGCAACGATCGTAAAACGGGCGCAGCGCGGTTACTGACACTTGGGAAAGTGTCGCCCAAGCAACAAAACGCATCCCAGCCGACGAGTACGGTGGGAACGGTGGGTGCTGTTGTGGGTTCCGGTCCGGGTGCTAATGGTAAACCGACCAATCAGGTTCAACTGGGCGAACGGCTGGGTGGATCGGTTGGAGTACGTGGTAACCAACCGAACGGTACCAGCAATTTCCTTCCGCCAGCCGGTGCAGGTATTACTAATGCCGGTATTGCTGGCACAAATTCCACCCTCCCACTGCCGGATCTAGGTACGTCAGCTACCGCTATGCCAGCGTCAGCTGCCGGAAATACGGTGAATGGTGTTGTTGGCTCCACGTCCACCAATTGTCACAAAAGTTCGAAAACCAGCGGCAACTTGATTAACTTTAACGGTCCAAACGAACCGCAGACGCAGCTAACGTCACCGAATCCCAGCCCGCAGCACTCACTGAGCGAGGGTAACTTACTGGACAAGTCGAACGATTCGGGCAGTCCGAGTGGATCGACAAAATCGAAGTCGCTGCACAATAATGACACCAAAAGGAAGTCGAAGAATAAGGAAG TTCTTATTGAAGGTGTACTATTTCGAGCACGTTACTTAGGATCTACTCAGCTGGTCTGTGAAGGACAGCCCACGAAATCTACTCGTATGCTGCAGGCAGAAGAAGCTGTTTCTAGAATAAAG GCTTTG tCTCCCGATGGCGAGGTTCAACCAAGCACGGAAGTTGATCTCTTCATATCCACCGAAAAGATAATGGTACTAAACACGGATTTGAAGGAAATCATGATGGACCACGCACTGAGGACGATCTCCTACATAGCCGATATTGGAGATCTGGTGGTGCTGATGGCTCGGCGGCGCTTCGTACCGCAGGATGTGGATTCGACTGATTCGTCCGGTGGTGCTGGGAATGGGTCGGGTTCACACACGGTCCGTGATGTGGCCGGTAGTGGCAGCACACCGTCCCAAAAGCTTGCCAGCGGACCTAAAGGCAATCGAACGCCGAAGATGATCTGCCACGTGTTCGAAAGCGAGGAGGCACAATTCATTGCCCAGAGCATCGGTCAAGCATTTCAGGTCGCGTACATGGAGTTCCTGAAGGCGAACGGAATTGAAGATCACAGCTTTATGAAGGAGATGGACTACCAAGAAGTGCTGAACAGTCAGGAAATCTTCGGCGACGAGTTGGAGATTTTCGCGAAGAAGGAACTACAGAAGGAGGTGGTGGTGCCGAAGGCGAAGGGCGAAATTCTCGGCGTGGTGATCGTCGAGTCCGGCTGGGGTTCGATGCTGCCGACCGTGGTAATTGCGAACCTGGCGTCTTCCGGTGCGGCCGCCCGTTGCGGACAGCTGAACATCGGCGATCAGATCATCGCCATTAACGGACTGAGCCTGGTCGGGTTACCGCTGTCCACCTGTCAGGGCTACATCAAGAACACAAAGAACCAAACCGTGGTAAAGTTTACCGTCGTCCCGTGCGCCCCAGTTGTGGAGGTGAAGATCAAGCGACCAAACACGAAGTATCAGCTTGGCTTTAGCGTACAGAATGGTGTG ATTTGCAGCCTGCTGCGTGGAGGAATTGCAGAACGGGGCGGTGTTCGTGTAGGCCATCGAATCATCGAAATCAATAACCAAAGTGTCGTTGCAGTACCACACGAAAAAATTGTAAATCTGTTAGCAACTTCTGTTGGCGAG ATACTGATGAAAACCATGCCCACTTCAATGTTTCGACTGCTTACTGGACAGGAAAATCCTATATACAtataa